The sequence below is a genomic window from Bos javanicus breed banteng chromosome 5, ARS-OSU_banteng_1.0, whole genome shotgun sequence.
CTCTCTGTGGAGGCTGATTAAAACCCACTTCCCTGAAATACTTTTTACTTCAGTTTGGTTTTGAATTCTTGCCACCAAAATCATGATgaaaacttttacatttttttctgttaaacatCTCTTAATCATATTCTGAAAACTGTGATTATTTTCAAGGTTATCTAATTCAGTAGAACAGTTATTCATTTCATATAGTAAGGGTTCAGTCATACAGAGTCACAGAATGCTTGTTTTGaacttgtttttatttgttcttgctaattcctctccctctcttctctcctttccagAATCCTGTTCTATGAATTCAGACATTCAGGTATCCTCCATAGTATTGGGTCCTGCATCTTCTGTTCAGATACCTGTTCCAGATGGTAATTGATTGCTTTGTGCTATTGACTCATTTTTATTTGGAATTAGGCTTAAGCCAGTAACAGTTTACCATATTGTCCTTCTTGTCCTCTGTCCCATCAAAAATTGTCTGCATTTCCtatcttctgggacttccctgtagctcagttggtaaagaatccacctgcagtgcaggagtccgcctgaaacacaggagacccaggttcgattcctgggttaggaagatgccctggagaaggaaatgggaacccactctagtattcttgcctgggaaatccatggacagaggcgcctggcgggctacagtccacagggttgcaagagtcggactaAAGCACCATTGTACCCCAACCAACAATATCATGGAGACCTGCTCCATTCAGGGGTCACCACCTGGTGCCTTAGGCTGTAAATGCAATGGATTTATAACCACACAGACCTCCCTCATAACTTATTTCTGGTTCTGAGATGAGCTAAGATTAGCTTCAAGTTTGGTTTCTTATAGCAGTAGTGCttagctagggcttccctggtggttcagatgttaaagaatctgcctacagtatgggagacctgggttcgatccctggggtgggaagatcccctggagaaggaaatggcagccaactctagtattctttcttggagaattccatgggcagaggagtctggcaggctacagtccatggggtgacagaaagtcggacacgactgagcgactaacactttgagtACTTGAAAAGGCAGTATAACTTGCAGCCTGGCATAAAAACCTCTAGGGtggtttagttcagtttagtcgctcagttgtgtccaactctttgcgaccccatgaattgcagcatgccaggcctccctgtccatcaccaactcccagagttcactcaaactcatgtccatcgagtcagtgatgccatccagccatctcatcctctgttgtccccttctcctcctgcccccaatccctcccagcatcagagtcttttccaatgagtcaactcttcgctagGGTGGTTAGGCTGCTTCAGATGAGAATGCAGCAGGAAAATACTGAACTAGCGCCTTATAGAGTATTTAATGAGACTGTGCTTTGACTAATCCTTCCTGATTCTAAATTTCTCTAGACTTAGcattctttttctgtaaatttcCTCCTTAGTTCAGTAACACTTAAGGTAAAGTGAGTCAGTTCCCTATAGAAAGAAAACTGCAAAGATATCTTGGTAACCCTGAGATTAGAGCTTTGTGGTTAAAAATAACCATTTGATGGCTACACACACTGAGTTTCCTAACTTTCTTGTCCCTTAACACTTTTCTCTCAGACCCTCTGTCTCCCTGCATTTAAAATGAGCAGCAAAATGCAGGAGGAAGGGAAACACCGATGATTAGTCTGCGATGAACCCTCCTGTCCTGAGGGTGATAACTACGCTCCTCCCCAAGCTGTTCACTGCAGATCTTAGTCAGATGGCAAAGGGTTCCTGTTTGGTGGTTTCCTTGCAGCTTCTGATTTTAGCCTGAAATGTGGCAGGATTTTGCAAGTTACCAATTTTGGGGGAAGCCTGATGGAGATATAATGTCCAAGGGTGAtcctttgagttcagttcagtcgctcagtcgtctccaactctttgcaaccccatgaatcacagcacgccaggcctccctgtccatcaccaactcccggagttcactcaaactcatgtccatcgagtcggtaaatCCTACCAAATAACGGATGGAGGGTGGAAAGGGGAGTGTCCCATTAGCCTATTTCCTTCTAAAAGTTAAGATTTTAGGTTATCAGTGAGGCTAGTCTGGGGATGTTATATATTGAGCCCTAGACATCAgtgattttagaagaaaatgaaatgattctAAAAATTGGCAAATGATAATAGAAGTGTGAAAGTAGGGGGAAACCGTTTGTGAGATTAATGTTGAAAACTGATGTAGAGTTGAGTGACCGGGGAAGAGGGCTGAGAGGGAGCTTTATCACCATAACCATTTTTGTATTTCTCAAATTTTCAGCCATGTGAATGTATTGCCTATTCAAAATGTAATTTAttaacaatataaataaaaataaagtaaattgaGATAGAGTCAGGTCAGTCTTATGTGTTTAGGTATTAAAAGATTTAATTTCAGTATTTCTAAGATGATTGTTAGTATTAgagtattttgttaattttaactcatttcttttcaaaCTGTTAATTCAGAGGATGCTTTTGGAGACCATGGGGACTCTGCCAGTCTTGGTGCCCTCAACCCTGCCTACAGTAATTCCTCAATTCCTCAGTCCTCCGGGGGCCTCTCAGAGGAGCACTTCACCACCTATCTGGATGAGAATAATGCCGTTCTTGAGGAGAAGGTTAGTGACAGGTCCTTGGAGGAAAACATTACTATCTGGGGAAAACCTATGAATTCAGAGTCTGCTGGACAACTcaaaatcaacaacctcagagtCAGTTCTGGCAGGCAATCTCTGAAGACTGAATTTTTGTAGTCAGAATAAATGGAAACTGTTAAGGAAACTAAGGTCCTTGAAAAACACTTGCCAGGTTGTACTAGTGAGTATTTTTTGATCCAGAAAGGAGAATTTCAGGTTCCCTTTTTACGGTGCCTTTTGTCCAATTTGGATAGTACTGATATTCTTGCTGGGGTTTTAGAATGAAAGGCTGTTGGAAAGGGCAAGTAAGAGAAGGGTTGGACTCTTATTTGGACAGAGTTGATTGTCTTATTGATAAGCTGTGGAATAGATGGCAGTTAAACTTGGACACACCCATGTCCAACTTCGGAAATCCTTTATGAAACTGATACTGTTGCTTTTTatgtgataaaataataaattagatcAGCAGTTTGGAGGTGGgtgataatttttttatttctccaagagacactctattattatttttttttaacgttttatTCTGTACTGGACTATAGTCAATTATcaatgtgacagtttcaggtggcaGCAAAGGgagtcagccatacatatgcatgtgtatccattctctcccgaAGGTGACAATCATTTTGCTCTGTTTTCCTCTCTCGTACAGCACTCTTGTTTTAGCTTTCGTAAACTCTGGGTCTTCACAGGACCAGGACTTCTTATGAGCGTTGTGGATCCAGGAAACATTGAATGTGATTTGCAGTCTGGAGCACTGGCTGGATTTAAGGTGAACATGGAgtcctccctctttcctttgtAAACGCACACAGTGCACCACAGCCTTTTCCTCTGCTCTGCCTGCTGGGTATCAGCCTTGGTGGCTACATGCTGATACTTCATTGGCCCTGATGCTTAGGTGAAAAGTACTTTTCCatctgtttttaaactttattttgtcaTGTagttggtttttaattttattttacccaGGTAGTTTCCTTGAACAAAAGTGAAACAGCAAATGGGAAAAACTAAGACTCAGAAAGATGCAAGGTGACCTAGCAAGTTCTGTGCAGAATGTGATAGAGAACTCAGTCATTGGATCCCTGAATGGGGCGCTTTGCTGAGTGTACTGTTTCCCATTCCCATTGCCAAACAACCAAACCCAAACTTCCAGTTGTTTCATGAGTGTAATGTTGGGATTTTGTTCTTCTGTAGCTGCTCTGGGTTCTTCTGTTGGCCACCATTGTCGGGGTCCTGCTCCAAACGCTTGCAGCTAGGCTGGGAGTGGTCACCGGGCTTCATCTTGCTGAAGTGTGTTACCGTCAGTATCCTAGGGTGAGCAGTGTTTGTCTGTTACTCATAGGTAACTGTGTGTCTGGCAACCTGTGCTGTCCCAccgtctccccccacccccatactGAAATAGTGGAGGAAGAGGGGATCTGTGTCCCAGAGGACTGGCAGTCCCAAGGGAAATTCTGTAGTTTCTCTTGCTGCTAAACCATGTTCTGCACTCCTTCAAAATCTAACGAGATTCACATTTACCAGAAAGTTTGCTTAGACGTTTCTGTGTGAGTAAACACTTAGCTTTTACTATGCCTTTTGGCACCAAGCGGGGCCTAGTCCACAAAGGGGCGGGGCTGTTCTCTAAAgcttttttttcattcatccatATTACTCCATTACTTTGCATtatgcatattttcttttttgtttgtctttgctGTCAATCTGaagtgagtttttttcttttactaggGCATGTTTGGCAGGATCTTTGAATTTGTTAATGATGCTTTTTCATTTTACCTTGACCCTGGAGTTTACATTGTCCTCCATAGTTTCCTTCTGGATATTTAGGTCTTTCTTGTTCCTGCTTAAGTCACGAATGGATAGACACACGGTCTGGAAGATAGCTTTAAACCGACTTGATCTTTAGATAAGTATCTACCTCcagttttttcttaaagtttaatCTCCTTTCCTGGCTGTGAGAGAGTATCTTTACctgcctttttttgttttgtttttatatgcgcctcaaaaaaaaaaacaacctggtAATTTATAGTTTGTTTAGCTTCTCTTTCTTCATGTATCTCAGCTGTTGTTTTTTTGTGACTCTTTTTTCAGTAGTAGGTACATGGAAGTGGTCCCCCCacggccccccaccccctgcctcaaTGAGCTTGCACTActaaatttctttctgtttaattATTTGATGAGATTATCTTCCAGATTTTGTTATTGGACACCCAGTTCCAACACTTTGCCCTGAGTCCCTTTTGCATATCTGTCTTTTCACTTGCTTGTGCATTATTATATTAAGGATGACTCCAgccttttcatgtttgttttgtcTCTTCAGCTATGGTCAGGATAGATATTTTTTCTATAGTATTTCTGTTCTCTCCTGAACAATATTTTGACCATTTTAGCATCCTCATTTCCCCCTaagaattttaggattgtttttaggcaaaaaaaaattaaatggaaataatgaatgaaaattccatttttctGTCAAGTGAAATGGAAGGAGAAGAAATTGACATCAGCTGTTGCCCTGACCTTGACTCATAGGCTCTGCCACAAAGAGCAGCCTGGCCCTCTCCATCAAGGGGCCAAAGCTGAGTTCTGGTCCTTCATCTCTAGACCTAAGGTTTAATAAAGGACTGTTTATGGATCACTGCCAAAATGTGAATTCTAAACTATGGGGTAAGTTCTTAGAAATGATTAATTAGAACCATATCTTTCTGCTGTTTGGTGTTTAGGTTCCACGAATCCTTCTGTGGCTGATGGTGGAGTTGGCTATCATTGGTGTAGATATGCAAGAAGTTATTGGCTCAGCTATTGCCATCAATCTCCTGTCTGCAGGCAGGTGAGAGGTTTGTCTTCTAGAAAGTAATCAATGTTTTGTGAGATTTCAAAACAAGTACAAAAACAAAagtccttcccaggtggcttagtggtaaagaatctgcctgtgaagcaGTAggtacaagtttgatccctcgattgggaagatttcctgctGAAggaaattgcaccccactccagtattcttgcttgggatgTCCTATGGatagagcctggtggactacaatcaaTGGAGTTGAAAAAGAATTgcacacgacttagagactaaacaacaacataaaaagaaaaacacaagtcaTTTTCAATTTCCAAGATTCACTCAAGTATTATTTTTTCTGTAGAACCTTTCTGAAACTACCTTCCTTTCTCCTGGCAGATGTAGGCTCTATATCTTTCATGTTCTCATGTTGGGTAATACATACCTGTGTTATCCAGTATGTGGCAGTGTGTATTATAATTAATTTGTATGTCAGTTTATCCCAAGTGAGGTCATTGAGAGAGAAGACCAGTGCTCTTCAGTTTTGTGTCCTGAATGTCTGAAATACTAGACAAAGTTTGAATGAATGTATTGTTTcactttgacaaacctagacagtgtgttaaaaaagaaagacattactTTAGTGACAGaggtccttatagtcaaggctatggtctttccagtagtcatgtacggatgtaagcgCTGGAccaaaaaaaaggctgagtgccgaagaatcgctgcttttgaactatggtgctggagaagactcttgagtcccttagacagcaaggagatgaaaccagtcaatcttaaggagatcaaccctgaagaCTCATCGGAAAGACGGATGGTGAGGCTGagctctaatacttcggccacctgatgcgaatagctaGACTCATtggtaaaagaccctgatgctggggaagatttatggcagaaggagaagagggcgacagaggacgagatggttggatggcatcactgattcaataggcatgaacttgggcagactctgggagatgagatggtgaggcacagggaagcctggcgtgctacagtccatgggatctcaaagagttgaacacaacttgatgactgaatagcaacaacaaattGTTTCATTTAGTGCTGTGATCCTAAGCTACCCAGGGCCTGGCCTGCTTACCATGGATCCATTTTCCAAGTCCTTGCTCCTGCAAGTGTCAGATATCTGGAGAACTGTTGGGAAAAGAGTCATTCtcaatgtttcttttcttcccttaaaTCTCTGTTTTTCATCTCTGACCTAGGATTCCACTATGGGGTGGAGTTCTCATCACCATTGCAGatacatttgcatttctctttttggACAACTATGGTAAGGAGCATGGGAATGGAGGGGTCAGTCAGAGGAGCTGCTTTCCATGATGTGATTTACGGGGAAATCTGTCTTCTGTGGACTCACTACTACATTTTCCCCTTCAGGTTTGCGAAAGCTAGAAGCATTTTTTGGTTTTATCTTCACTGTTATGGCCCTCACATTTGGCTATGAGGTGAGTATTACAGGCTattcattaactttatttttttattagctttttaaaacaagatttttgttcttttattataaGAGACAGTAGGTTTTAACAAAAAGCCAAATTCAACCTTATGCCAATTTTAAAGGAATGAATTGTAGTAAAGACTAGTGTCCAAGGAAGACCTGCAGGGACTGTTAGTTCAATTGATTAGAATTTCTGGAACTTTCCAAACTAATCTCCCAGGTTGGCCATCCCAATAACAGAACAGCCTTGGAGAGGGTTAGGAAAGGGGTTGCAGGGTTATTCTTGGCTGTTACCTAAACGGATTCAGTTTTTGCTCATCCTGGTTGACAGTAATTGCAGCTTGGACTGTCTCTGTATTGTAGCAATGAACTATAGGGGATACAGGGCCTATTTCCTGGATTGTGCCCCAGTCCCAACACTCCACTGGGTTAAAACGAACTCTACCATTATATGTAGTGAAGTGAAACCCAGCACCTTTCTATGTCCAATTATTATAAACTGACTTCTCTTTATTGCCCTAGCTAGTAAGCTTTTAACAATACATCTGCTCTGAGTAGATGATATACCTTGGTCTAAGGCTTCCAAGGGAAATGctgaaccaggaaaaaagtgTGTATGAGAAGTGTTTTTGAGTGAGTCTCTCAGCAGATGCTAGTGGTAAGCATAAGTGCTTTTTATATACGTGGTGAGCACAGAAGCATGGTTAGTGTGGGTAATCAAGAATTGACTGTATTCTAAGGTATGTCTGACAGGAGTTATTGTGGCACTAATATCAATAAGGCCGTTAGCAGCTGTTTTATTGCTTTAGAATATTAATTGCATTCTCTACACgtctattttgtatatatgaaATACAATATGAAATGTCTGGACACTCCAGTCCTAAATTCTCTGAACTGTGCTGCTTGGTTTTTTTTGGGTGGTTCTGTGTTCCTCATTTCCTGTGTAGTTGTTGATGAAGGGGTTTAAGGAGTAAAGATGCAGTGTTTTCTAGTACTGTGTTACTCCCTAGTCTCATGTTCCAGAAAAGACTAATAGCTGTTCTGTTTGTGTGTAGTATGTTACAGTGAAACCCAGCCAGACCCAGGTCCTCAAAGGCATGTTCCTGCCATCCTGTTCAGGCTGTCGTACCCCACAGATCATGCAGGCTGTGGCCATCGTGGGCGCCATTATCATGCCACACAACATATACCTGCATTCTGCCTTAGTCAAGGTGAGCAAGACCTTTCTCATCTCAGTGGCCTGTGTAGTTCATGGGACCTTTTCCTTTAATTGCAAGGGACACACACTTAGTTTACAACTGTTAGAGCCCTGAAGGAGCACAGTGTTTTTCGACAGTTGGCCTCCACACAGTTGGACTCTGTTTTTATCACAAAGGTGACCAGAGATAACAGACCCCATAGAGAAGAGACTAAAATCCCTCCTAAAAATACTGAAGATGTACCATGTTTCCCAGCTTTAAATCTCAGAAGCCTGAATGGCCCCCTAGTGGTCAGGGGAAAAAAGCCCAACCTGGCTTTTACCAGTCAGTCCAACACAATCATTAGCTGGGAGATTTCAGAGACTTTTGTCATTAAGGTTGTCTCCTGCTTAGGTCTGAAATCGGGTTGTTTTTGTAGGTCAGCAGTTCTTCCAGCCACAGTAACTGAGGGCTCAGAAGTCACTTGGTCACTTTTTCCAGTTTGGGGATGTGTGATATCATCACAGGGTCATGACTTCTTATTCAGTAAACCGGGATGTAAGCGGAATCTCACACATTTCATGTGATCAGTTGTTTGCCATTGAGGACTTTCAGTGGACTCCATACTCATGAAATATTGCAAGTAACTTGTtccaacagtttaaaaaaactgACTTTTGCTGTTACCTCTCTAGTCCAGACATATAGACCGAGCCAAAAGGCAGGAAGTTCGAGAAGCCAATAAGTACTTCTTCATTGACTGCTGCATTGCTCTCTTT
It includes:
- the LOC133247387 gene encoding natural resistance-associated macrophage protein 2-like isoform X9; the encoded protein is MKKQSKKEAAPPCELKSCSMNSDIQVSSIVLGPASSVQIPVPDEDAFGDHGDSASLGALNPAYSNSSIPQSSGGLSEEHFTTYLDENNAVLEEKHSCFSFRKLWVFTGPGLLMSVVDPGNIECDLQSGALAGFKLLWVLLLATIVGVLLQTLAARLGVVTGLHLAEVCYRQYPRVPRILLWLMVELAIIGVDMQEVIGSAIAINLLSAGRIPLWGGVLITIADTFAFLFLDNYGLRKLEAFFGFIFTVMALTFGYEYVTVKPSQTQVLKGMFLPSCSGCRTPQIMQAVAIVGAIIMPHNIYLHSALVKSRHIDRAKRQEVREANKYFFIDCCIALFVSFIINTCVISVFAEAFFEKTNEQVVAVCKNSSSPHTHLFPDDNSTLAVDIYKGGVVLGCYFGPAALYIWAVGILAAGQSSTVTGTYSGQFVMEGFLNLKWSRFARVSLTRSIAIIPALLVAVFQDMEHLTGLNDILNVLQSLQLPFALIPILTYTSLRPVMSEFANGLVGSVSLHWACPSWTLDTHAPSGIDSST
- the LOC133247387 gene encoding natural resistance-associated macrophage protein 2-like isoform X11 encodes the protein MKKQSKKEAAPPCELKSCSMNSDIQVSSIVLGPASSVQIPVPDEDAFGDHGDSASLGALNPAYSNSSIPQSSGGLSEEHFTTYLDENNAVLEEKHSCFSFRKLWVFTGPGLLMSVVDPGNIECDLQSGALAGFKLLWVLLLATIVGVLLQTLAARLGVVTGLHLAEVCYRQYPRVPRILLWLMVELAIIGVDMQEVIGSAIAINLLSAGRIPLWGGVLITIADTFAFLFLDNYGLRKLEAFFGFIFTVMALTFGYEYVTVKPSQTQVLKGMFLPSCSGCRTPQIMQAVAIVGAIIMPHNIYLHSALVKSRHIDRAKRQEVREANKYFFIDCCIALFVSFIINTCVISVFAEAFFEKTNEQVVAVCKNSSSPHTHLFPDDNSTLAVDIYKGGVVLGCYFGPAALYIWAVGILAAGQSSTVTGTYSGQFVMEGFLNLKWSRFARVSLTRSIAIIPALLVAVFQDMEHLTGLNDILNVLQSLQGWQCFIALGMSFLDSGHTRTIWD
- the LOC133247387 gene encoding natural resistance-associated macrophage protein 2-like isoform X7, which codes for MKKQSKKEAAPPCELKSCSMNSDIQVSSIVLGPASSVQIPVPDEDAFGDHGDSASLGALNPAYSNSSIPQSSGGLSEEHFTTYLDENNAVLEEKHSCFSFRKLWVFTGPGLLMSVVDPGNIECDLQSGALAGFKLLWVLLLATIVGVLLQTLAARLGVVTGLHLAEVCYRQYPRVPRILLWLMVELAIIGVDMQEVIGSAIAINLLSAGRIPLWGGVLITIADTFAFLFLDNYGLRKLEAFFGFIFTVMALTFGYEYVTVKPSQTQVLKGMFLPSCSGCRTPQIMQAVAIVGAIIMPHNIYLHSALVKSRHIDRAKRQEVREANKYFFIDCCIALFVSFIINTCVISVFAEAFFEKTNEQVGVVLGCYFGPAALYIWAVGILAAGQSSTVTGTYSGQFVMEGFLNLKWSRFARVSLTRSIAIIPALLVAVFQDMEHLTGLNDILNVLQSLQLPFALIPILTYTSLRPVMSEFANGLVGSVSLHWACPSWTLDTHAYEPISLMDGGVSAIEGYEKRLFHVALFPYSNTTTILIIVKNLFQDSSKSTTLGLKAIVQV
- the LOC133247387 gene encoding natural resistance-associated macrophage protein 2-like isoform X12; this encodes MKKQSKKEAAPPCELKSCSMNSDIQVSSIVLGPASSVQIPVPDEDAFGDHGDSASLGALNPAYSNSSIPQSSGGLSEEHFTTYLDENNAVLEEKHSCFSFRKLWVFTGPGLLMSVVDPGNIECDLQSGALAGFKLLWVLLLATIVGVLLQTLAARLGVVTGLHLAEVCYRQYPRVPRILLWLMVELAIIGVDMQEVIGSAIAINLLSAGRIPLWGGVLITIADTFAFLFLDNYGLRKLEAFFGFIFTVMALTFGYEYVTVKPSQTQVLKGMFLPSCSGCRTPQIMQAVAIVGAIIMPHNIYLHSALVKSRHIDRAKRQEVREANKYFFIDCCIALFVSFIINTCVISVFAEAFFEKTNEQVVAVCKNSSSPHTHLFPDDNSTLAVDIYKGGVVLGCYFGPAALYIWAVGILAAGQSSTVTGTYSGQFVMEGFLNLKWSRFARVSLTRSIAIIPALLVAVFQDMEHLTGLNDILNVLQSLQGWQCFIALGMSFLDSGHTRL